Proteins from a single region of Archaeoglobus neptunius:
- a CDS encoding class II SORL domain-containing protein → MEMFQTADWKKEKHVPVIEVVGEAGKKSPVVIKVTVGKEIPHPNTTEHHISWIELFFLPDGERFPFQIGRAEFLAHGASTEGANTSTVYTEPIALFTFRTEKAGKLIATSYCNIHGLWKNEYELRF, encoded by the coding sequence ATGGAAATGTTTCAGACTGCAGACTGGAAAAAGGAGAAGCACGTTCCCGTTATAGAGGTTGTTGGTGAGGCAGGAAAGAAGAGTCCGGTAGTGATAAAGGTGACAGTGGGAAAGGAAATTCCACATCCCAACACTACTGAACATCACATATCGTGGATAGAGCTGTTCTTCCTGCCTGATGGGGAAAGGTTTCCGTTCCAGATTGGAAGGGCTGAATTTCTGGCCCACGGCGCATCCACCGAAGGTGCCAATACAAGCACCGTGTACACCGAGCCGATAGCCCTTTTTACGTTCAGAACGGAGAAGGCCGGTAAGCTGATAGCCACATCTTACTGCAATATCCACGGATTGTGGAAAAATGAATACGAGCTGAGGTTTTAA
- a CDS encoding heavy metal translocating P-type ATPase — protein MSEEEVLDFRIGGMSCAMCVKSIETRVSHIEGVKSVTVNLSTEKARVVFDPRLTSAEDIKSAIEEIGYKVLEVESEKEENESGRLRRLYFAAVAGAFLLIANYGKLPLPDILQMIIASAVMVYSGREMFLSAFRSVRHRTLNMDVMYSMGVGSAFAASILSTVGVLPPEYTFYETSVMLLAFLLLGRTLEARAKARTGEAIRKLAALKAKKAVVLRDGKEVEVEAESVRVGDIVVVKPGDMIPVDGVVVEGESYVDESSITGEPVPKFKSAGDEVIGGTINKNGVLKVRATRVGRDTVIAQIIKVVEEAMSSRPQIQRIADRIVSYFIPTVLSIAIISFVYWYFIAGQTSLFAFTALIAVLVVACPCAFGLATPTALAVGMGKGAELGILIKHGEALEIAGKVSTVVFDKTGTLTRGKPEVTDVVSISMGKDDVLRLAAIAERRSEHPIAEAIVRRAEIEGIEVDEPEKFEVLPGKGVVASINGKRILVGNKKLMIENGVAVNELDGILQDLEKGGKTAVILSLNGSVAGVIGIADTLKDDAAEVVEELHRMGKKVAMITGDNRRTAEAIARQLGIDHVLSEVLPHEKAEEIKRLQQDGEIVAFVGDGINDAPALAQADLGIAIGSGTDVAIESGDIVLIREDLKDVVAAIQLSEKTLGKIKQNIFWALIYNAVLIPMAAGLLYPLYGILFRPEWAGFAMAMSSVSVVTNSLLMKRYVPPVRSGGVK, from the coding sequence GTGAGTGAAGAGGAAGTTCTGGATTTCAGAATAGGCGGAATGAGCTGTGCGATGTGCGTTAAGTCAATAGAAACACGTGTCAGCCATATTGAAGGAGTCAAAAGTGTTACCGTCAACCTATCCACTGAAAAAGCCAGAGTTGTTTTCGATCCGAGATTGACCAGTGCAGAGGATATCAAAAGTGCAATAGAGGAGATCGGTTACAAAGTTCTTGAGGTGGAGAGTGAGAAAGAAGAAAATGAGTCGGGAAGATTAAGAAGACTGTACTTCGCTGCTGTGGCGGGAGCGTTTTTGCTGATAGCTAATTACGGCAAACTTCCGCTTCCGGACATTCTGCAGATGATCATCGCCAGTGCAGTTATGGTGTACTCTGGAAGGGAGATGTTCCTCTCAGCATTCAGATCGGTAAGGCACAGAACGCTCAACATGGACGTTATGTACTCAATGGGTGTGGGAAGTGCCTTTGCAGCGAGCATACTCTCGACAGTGGGTGTCCTTCCCCCGGAGTACACGTTCTATGAAACATCGGTGATGCTTCTCGCCTTCCTGCTTCTCGGAAGAACGCTTGAAGCCAGGGCAAAAGCAAGAACCGGTGAGGCGATTAGGAAACTTGCAGCATTGAAGGCAAAGAAGGCAGTGGTTCTGAGAGATGGAAAGGAGGTGGAGGTGGAAGCAGAAAGTGTCAGAGTTGGGGACATCGTGGTGGTTAAGCCCGGAGACATGATTCCCGTGGACGGTGTTGTGGTTGAAGGCGAAAGCTATGTTGACGAATCATCCATCACGGGCGAACCGGTTCCAAAATTCAAGAGTGCTGGAGATGAGGTGATAGGAGGCACAATAAACAAAAATGGTGTGCTGAAGGTGAGGGCAACGAGGGTTGGCAGAGACACAGTGATAGCTCAGATCATAAAGGTTGTGGAGGAAGCGATGAGCAGCAGACCGCAGATACAGAGAATTGCAGACAGAATAGTGTCCTACTTCATTCCCACAGTTTTGAGTATAGCCATTATCTCATTCGTGTACTGGTACTTCATTGCCGGCCAAACCTCTCTGTTCGCCTTCACAGCTCTTATAGCAGTACTGGTCGTGGCCTGTCCCTGTGCCTTTGGTCTGGCCACCCCAACGGCGCTTGCGGTTGGGATGGGAAAGGGGGCGGAGCTCGGGATTTTGATTAAGCATGGTGAAGCTCTGGAGATTGCAGGAAAGGTTAGTACGGTTGTGTTTGACAAGACAGGAACATTGACGAGGGGTAAACCCGAGGTAACGGATGTCGTCAGCATCAGTATGGGAAAAGACGATGTTCTCAGACTTGCCGCCATAGCCGAGAGAAGGAGTGAGCATCCAATAGCTGAGGCAATAGTGAGAAGAGCTGAGATTGAAGGAATTGAGGTTGATGAACCGGAGAAGTTCGAGGTTCTGCCGGGAAAGGGAGTGGTAGCTTCGATAAACGGCAAGAGAATTCTGGTCGGAAACAAAAAGCTGATGATTGAGAACGGAGTGGCGGTAAATGAACTGGACGGGATACTGCAGGATCTGGAAAAGGGTGGTAAGACTGCAGTAATTTTGAGCCTGAATGGAAGCGTTGCCGGTGTTATTGGAATCGCCGACACCCTGAAGGACGATGCAGCAGAGGTTGTTGAGGAGCTCCACAGAATGGGAAAGAAGGTGGCCATGATCACAGGAGACAACAGAAGAACGGCAGAAGCCATTGCCAGACAACTGGGAATAGACCACGTTCTGTCAGAGGTCCTTCCCCATGAGAAGGCGGAGGAAATTAAAAGGCTGCAGCAGGATGGAGAGATAGTTGCTTTCGTCGGTGACGGTATAAACGATGCCCCCGCCCTTGCCCAGGCGGATCTCGGTATAGCCATCGGCAGCGGGACAGACGTCGCAATTGAAAGCGGCGATATAGTTCTGATCAGGGAAGATCTGAAGGACGTTGTTGCCGCAATACAGCTCAGCGAAAAGACCCTCGGTAAGATCAAACAGAACATCTTCTGGGCTCTGATCTACAATGCGGTGCTGATTCCCATGGCTGCGGGACTGCTCTACCCACTCTACGGCATACTGTTCAGGCCCGAGTGGGCCGGGTTCGCAATGGCCATGAGCAGCGTCAGCGTTGTTACCAACTCGCTGCTGATGAAAAGATATGTTCCTCCTGTCAGGTCTGGAGGGGTTAAATAA
- a CDS encoding methyltransferase domain-containing protein, producing MGETKRGKFTKEEVIGVVFSKLKPTRKDVFADIGCGSGAVTRFFAPYVRKVFAIDLTISEDVRKNLEGFENVVILEMDGKDFLKEYDVDLVFIGGTRGVEEILEICNARRIAVNAARIEVVTLVARKMRELGIFREIIAVNIAKSYELAGGLAFRPLNPIFIVYGENL from the coding sequence ATGGGAGAAACAAAGAGGGGAAAATTTACGAAAGAAGAAGTGATAGGTGTGGTATTTTCGAAGTTGAAACCCACGAGGAAAGATGTCTTTGCCGATATAGGATGTGGAAGTGGTGCGGTTACCAGATTTTTTGCTCCCTACGTCAGGAAGGTCTTTGCCATTGACCTGACAATTTCAGAGGATGTGAGAAAAAATCTGGAGGGGTTCGAGAACGTGGTGATCTTGGAAATGGATGGAAAGGACTTTTTAAAAGAATATGACGTGGATCTGGTATTCATCGGCGGAACCAGGGGTGTGGAAGAAATTCTTGAGATCTGCAATGCACGGAGGATCGCTGTGAATGCTGCGAGGATCGAGGTTGTAACACTGGTTGCCAGAAAAATGAGGGAGCTTGGAATTTTCAGAGAGATTATAGCGGTAAATATTGCGAAAAGCTATGAACTTGCCGGAGGGCTGGCTTTCAGACCGTTGAATCCGATTTTTATTGTGTACGGCGAAAATCTTTGA
- a CDS encoding cobalt-precorrin-4/precorrin-4 C(11)-methyltransferase: MKVYFVGFGPGNVELLTLKAYKLLKEADLIIYPGSIIDEDFLREFKAEKVNSHGMSLEEITETIERNLRKGRKVVRVQSGDPSIFGSVWEQIRELRKRGIECEIIPGVSSVFASASSLGIELTSPLTEGVAIVRPSGKTLKKDHLDELARLPLTLVILLGVDRIEYIAEKIAGVRGWDEPCAVVFHASRKDEVRIVSNLGKIADEVRKRGIKRTATIIVGKVVEGYNERSYLYS, translated from the coding sequence ATGAAGGTTTACTTCGTCGGATTCGGACCCGGAAACGTTGAGCTGCTAACATTGAAGGCTTATAAACTACTGAAAGAGGCGGATTTAATAATCTACCCTGGATCGATCATCGATGAAGATTTTCTGCGGGAATTCAAGGCCGAAAAGGTGAACAGCCATGGTATGTCCCTTGAGGAGATTACAGAAACTATTGAAAGAAATTTGAGAAAAGGAAGAAAGGTAGTGAGGGTGCAGAGTGGCGACCCGTCAATTTTTGGGTCTGTCTGGGAGCAGATCAGAGAGCTGAGAAAGAGAGGAATTGAGTGTGAGATCATCCCGGGGGTTAGCAGTGTTTTCGCCTCAGCATCTTCCCTTGGAATAGAACTGACCTCCCCTCTAACAGAGGGGGTTGCGATTGTAAGACCGTCGGGTAAAACTCTGAAAAAAGATCATCTGGACGAGCTGGCCAGACTCCCCCTTACGCTGGTCATTCTGCTTGGAGTCGATAGGATAGAGTACATTGCAGAAAAGATTGCAGGGGTTAGGGGATGGGATGAACCGTGTGCAGTTGTGTTTCATGCTTCACGGAAGGATGAGGTTAGAATAGTATCGAATCTCGGAAAAATTGCCGACGAGGTGAGGAAAAGGGGGATTAAGAGGACAGCCACGATAATTGTTGGAAAGGTTGTAGAGGGGTACAATGAGAGGTCATATCTCTACTCGTAA
- a CDS encoding helix-turn-helix transcriptional regulator has translation MQKNERTGLLLAGLGMILLAIYITYSPTSHHYMMMGQYYLGLLPSLSGIAGIMLLFAGAYLILVKGERAKMVADLEEGLQEPPAVENTETNPVEDRLKLASKLLNDDEALVLGIIADNEGITQDSLRARTEFSHSKISMIIKKLEEKDLIYRERFGKTFKLYLSDWVKN, from the coding sequence ATGCAAAAAAACGAGAGGACGGGGTTACTGCTGGCCGGGCTGGGAATGATCCTTCTCGCAATTTACATTACCTACTCACCAACATCGCACCATTACATGATGATGGGACAGTATTATCTTGGTCTGCTTCCCTCTCTTTCCGGGATTGCTGGCATTATGTTACTTTTTGCAGGAGCTTATCTTATTCTCGTAAAAGGAGAGAGGGCTAAAATGGTTGCTGATCTGGAGGAAGGTTTGCAGGAGCCACCTGCAGTCGAAAACACAGAAACGAACCCGGTCGAGGACAGGCTCAAACTTGCCTCAAAGCTTCTCAACGATGATGAGGCGCTGGTGCTTGGGATAATAGCGGATAATGAGGGCATAACTCAGGACTCGCTCAGAGCGAGAACGGAGTTCTCGCACTCAAAAATATCGATGATAATTAAGAAGCTGGAGGAAAAAGACCTGATTTACAGGGAGAGGTTTGGAAAAACCTTCAAGCTATATCTGAGTGACTGGGTTAAAAATTGA
- the cbiQ gene encoding cobalt ECF transporter T component CbiQ, which yields MHDTLEIVQMNSRKIIDGNLKVYFSLLSLIIIQFGAASQILALAVFAALSIYADWKSYIKILRIPLLFLMAGLLVILFTVEGKPIFRIGFLVISNRSAQIAMQTFLRSLASFTIMSFLVITTSIPEFVSSLSKLRIPSFITEILFLAYRAIQILMEEIYRLDTAASVRMGYRSASCMVRTTSLLAFSSFIRAMNRSEIMDEAMKTRCYDGKYPLLGGENRGVWLSVLIITGLMAAGWLF from the coding sequence ATGCATGACACTCTGGAAATCGTACAGATGAATTCAAGGAAGATTATCGACGGAAATCTAAAAGTTTATTTTTCTTTGCTGTCCCTGATCATTATCCAGTTTGGTGCTGCTTCCCAGATTCTGGCGCTAGCGGTATTTGCAGCCCTGTCCATTTATGCGGACTGGAAAAGTTACATCAAAATCCTGAGGATTCCTCTACTTTTTCTGATGGCTGGGTTACTGGTGATTCTTTTCACAGTTGAGGGAAAACCAATTTTTCGCATCGGTTTCCTGGTTATCAGCAACAGGAGTGCCCAGATTGCCATGCAAACTTTTCTCAGGAGTCTGGCATCCTTTACAATAATGAGTTTTCTCGTGATAACAACATCCATTCCCGAGTTCGTTTCATCTTTATCAAAACTTAGAATACCCAGTTTCATTACCGAAATCCTGTTTCTGGCTTACCGAGCAATTCAGATTCTCATGGAAGAGATTTACAGACTGGATACAGCAGCATCTGTCAGAATGGGGTACAGGAGTGCTTCATGTATGGTAAGAACGACTTCCTTGCTGGCATTTTCGTCTTTCATACGTGCAATGAACAGGTCTGAGATAATGGATGAGGCAATGAAGACCAGGTGTTATGACGGAAAATACCCATTGCTTGGTGGAGAAAACAGGGGTGTTTGGCTGTCAGTGTTGATAATTACCGGACTGATGGCAGCAGGGTGGTTGTTTTGA
- a CDS encoding SAM-dependent methyltransferase: MLYGVGIGLTEGHLTLRAIEVIKKADEVIVPGKMAYEIVKSIREPRIVEFPMGDSENVVKNLAREISNRDGEKIAFCCLGDPVFYSTFHHLVNEVRKLNPDHKIEIVPGISSISVALAKTETFVADSALITTQDLEDTGVAVVLKVKKPREIKKELISKGFSDFILLERMFMDGERVYQDMPDKASYFSVLIARR; encoded by the coding sequence TTGCTGTATGGGGTAGGTATAGGACTGACAGAAGGCCATCTCACTCTCAGGGCAATAGAAGTTATAAAGAAAGCTGATGAGGTTATAGTTCCGGGAAAGATGGCTTATGAAATCGTCAAGAGCATAAGAGAGCCTAGAATTGTCGAGTTTCCTATGGGAGATAGTGAGAACGTCGTCAAAAACCTTGCAAGGGAGATTTCAAATAGGGATGGGGAGAAAATTGCATTTTGCTGTCTTGGCGATCCTGTTTTTTACTCGACCTTCCATCATCTTGTAAATGAGGTCAGAAAGCTGAACCCTGACCACAAAATTGAGATTGTGCCGGGAATAAGCAGCATATCGGTTGCACTGGCAAAAACAGAAACTTTTGTTGCAGATTCGGCCCTTATTACGACGCAGGATTTAGAGGATACCGGCGTTGCCGTTGTACTGAAGGTTAAGAAACCCAGAGAAATTAAGAAGGAGCTCATTTCAAAGGGTTTTTCTGATTTCATCCTTTTGGAGAGGATGTTTATGGATGGCGAGAGAGTTTATCAGGATATGCCTGACAAGGCTAGCTACTTCAGCGTTTTGATTGCAAGAAGGTGA
- a CDS encoding energy-coupling factor ABC transporter substrate-binding protein, with amino-acid sequence MKKPLIVLVLLITSIAIVSAEKWAGADDMAEDAINKINPDYQPWFSPVFEPPSSEIESMLFSLQAAFGALIIGYFLGYYRGLNHA; translated from the coding sequence ATGAAAAAGCCACTTATAGTTCTGGTGTTGCTCATAACCTCAATAGCCATTGTAAGCGCCGAGAAATGGGCCGGAGCCGACGACATGGCAGAAGATGCCATAAACAAGATAAACCCGGACTACCAGCCCTGGTTCAGTCCCGTATTTGAGCCCCCAAGCAGTGAGATCGAAAGTATGCTTTTCAGCCTTCAGGCTGCGTTTGGAGCTCTAATCATTGGTTATTTCCTGGGGTATTACAGGGGACTTAACCATGCATGA
- a CDS encoding cobalamin biosynthesis protein, with amino-acid sequence MRGHISTRKIAILCFKKDRDKLKPLKDILDERYSAEFIYYSQDIWDSLLNYGCIIAYLAAGIVVRGLCGKLKGKWVDPAVIVLDKPLKHAVVLMGGHHGGNEVARVLESAGIEAVITTAMEFSHGLSVGVGFRRDVEAEDIIRAINLALEEVGAGIEDVRVIATVEAKKGSVIVDVADRFKRPLIFVSAEEINAMDIRETEAVKIGVRNVAEACAIFSSNTGELLLPKRVYGGVTVAIAR; translated from the coding sequence ATGAGAGGTCATATCTCTACTCGTAAAATTGCCATCCTCTGCTTTAAAAAGGATAGAGATAAGCTCAAACCGCTAAAGGATATTCTTGATGAGAGATATTCTGCCGAGTTCATCTACTACTCGCAAGATATCTGGGATTCTCTCCTAAATTACGGGTGCATAATCGCATACCTGGCTGCAGGTATTGTCGTGAGAGGGTTATGCGGAAAATTGAAGGGAAAATGGGTCGATCCTGCCGTCATCGTTCTGGACAAGCCCTTAAAACATGCCGTTGTGCTGATGGGCGGACATCATGGCGGCAACGAAGTAGCGAGAGTTCTTGAGTCCGCAGGTATTGAGGCTGTGATAACAACTGCCATGGAGTTTTCTCACGGTCTAAGTGTTGGTGTAGGGTTCAGAAGGGATGTGGAAGCGGAAGATATCATAAGGGCCATAAATCTCGCTCTTGAAGAGGTGGGTGCAGGAATTGAGGACGTCAGGGTAATCGCAACAGTAGAGGCGAAAAAGGGGAGTGTGATCGTGGATGTTGCAGACAGGTTCAAGAGACCGCTCATTTTTGTCAGCGCAGAAGAGATAAACGCAATGGACATCAGAGAAACTGAGGCGGTAAAAATCGGAGTCAGAAACGTTGCAGAGGCCTGTGCGATTTTTAGCTCCAATACCGGAGAGCTTTTGCTACCTAAAAGAGTTTACGGAGGTGTCACCGTTGCCATTGCGAGGTAA
- a CDS encoding radical SAM/SPASM domain-containing protein: MQYLCLAKRTLLRKFGNNFYAYNAKSDTLYELDDEAFYFLLKCDGRRQEIDGQTLKYLLSEGLVELSSEHRDIEFYQQEEPSLRYLLLNITLKCNLKCQHCYVKQKDVFMDFETFKKAVDDFYRLGGLKLIISGGEPLLHPEIFRFLEYSRKYPLRVVLLTNGYLINKETALKISELVDEVQISLDGLKGHKKLRGLGWEKVAENIRLLSEITDVSVSTMITKYNVDEFEKMRKLLEKTKIIRWSIDVPTTEKELIPSEIEIRKIMTDYGFGDLGHVSSPGYCCGAHYCEINADGSVKKCGFFDESVGNVREGLEVSWSRLKRNHIWKIEDLKCSCSFMDDCRGGCRYRALVYSGDLFSCDPVMCLLYGVESCP, encoded by the coding sequence TTGCAGTATCTCTGTCTTGCAAAGAGAACTCTGCTCAGGAAGTTCGGAAATAATTTCTACGCCTACAATGCGAAATCTGACACGCTATACGAGTTAGACGATGAAGCTTTTTATTTTTTATTGAAATGCGATGGTAGAAGACAGGAAATTGACGGTCAAACCCTTAAATACCTCCTGTCAGAGGGTCTCGTTGAACTGAGCTCTGAACACAGAGATATTGAATTCTATCAACAGGAAGAACCATCTCTGAGATACCTGCTCTTGAACATTACATTGAAATGCAATCTGAAGTGTCAGCACTGTTATGTGAAACAGAAGGACGTTTTCATGGATTTTGAAACGTTCAAAAAAGCTGTAGATGACTTTTACAGACTTGGCGGGTTAAAGCTGATAATCTCGGGTGGTGAGCCACTTTTACACCCTGAAATTTTTAGATTTCTCGAATATTCAAGAAAGTATCCTCTGAGAGTCGTTCTTCTTACAAACGGCTATCTGATAAACAAAGAGACGGCACTGAAAATTTCTGAGCTTGTTGACGAGGTACAGATCAGTCTCGACGGGCTCAAGGGGCATAAAAAACTCAGAGGTCTTGGATGGGAGAAGGTTGCTGAAAATATAAGACTGCTCTCTGAAATAACAGACGTGAGTGTATCGACGATGATAACGAAATACAACGTTGACGAATTTGAGAAGATGAGAAAACTGTTGGAGAAGACAAAAATAATCAGGTGGAGCATAGACGTGCCCACTACTGAAAAAGAACTGATTCCGTCAGAAATTGAAATCAGGAAAATCATGACCGATTACGGTTTCGGAGATCTGGGTCATGTGAGCAGTCCGGGATACTGCTGTGGAGCCCATTACTGCGAGATAAATGCAGATGGATCTGTTAAGAAATGCGGATTCTTTGATGAATCTGTCGGGAATGTCAGAGAAGGATTGGAGGTGTCCTGGAGTAGATTGAAGAGGAACCATATTTGGAAAATCGAAGATTTGAAATGCTCATGCAGCTTTATGGACGATTGCAGAGGTGGCTGCAGATATCGTGCTCTTGTTTATTCAGGAGATCTGTTTTCATGCGACCCGGTAATGTGTCTGCTTTATGGAGTTGAGAGCTGTCCCTGA
- a CDS encoding cation transporter, which yields MKKVKLELSGLSCGHCIARVKAALEKAGARVNEVNLNEAEIEVAEDESVEKYIQAVQEVGYAASLKE from the coding sequence ATGAAAAAGGTGAAGCTGGAACTGTCCGGCCTCTCATGCGGGCACTGCATAGCCAGAGTTAAGGCCGCCCTTGAGAAGGCCGGTGCCAGAGTTAACGAGGTGAACCTGAACGAGGCAGAGATAGAGGTTGCGGAAGATGAGAGTGTTGAGAAATACATACAGGCTGTACAGGAGGTAGGATATGCGGCAAGCCTGAAAGAATAA
- a CDS encoding winged helix-turn-helix transcriptional regulator → MKLDEYDLKIINMLKENARMSISEMAKALNLSRQTVKSRIERLEKEGIITGYTVMLSSALENDSSVFLIVEAELEKLEKVEEIVEINRITSRRYLIRVLINDMNELARIIERTGFEVLEILPVIERVVRDRPFRARVPFKCDYCGKEAFEEPVIYKYRNKVYVLCCKTCLREFKTLIS, encoded by the coding sequence ATGAAACTCGACGAATACGATCTCAAAATTATCAACATGCTCAAGGAGAACGCAAGAATGAGTATATCTGAAATGGCCAAGGCTCTTAATCTTAGCAGGCAGACTGTAAAATCCAGAATAGAGCGACTTGAAAAGGAGGGTATAATTACGGGATATACAGTCATGCTGTCATCCGCTCTTGAAAACGACAGTTCAGTCTTTTTGATCGTTGAGGCTGAACTGGAGAAACTGGAGAAGGTGGAGGAAATTGTCGAGATAAACAGAATCACAAGCAGGAGGTATCTCATAAGAGTTTTAATAAACGATATGAACGAGCTTGCGAGAATTATAGAGAGGACCGGATTTGAGGTTCTTGAAATACTACCGGTAATAGAAAGAGTGGTAAGAGACAGACCTTTCAGGGCAAGAGTTCCATTCAAATGTGATTACTGCGGAAAGGAGGCTTTTGAGGAGCCTGTAATTTACAAATACCGCAATAAAGTCTATGTGCTCTGCTGCAAAACGTGCCTGCGAGAGTTCAAGACACTTATTTCCTAG
- the cbiM gene encoding cobalt ECF transporter S component CbiM, whose protein sequence is MHIMEGYLPVEWAAFWYIFSLPVVVYGAIKVKKLLDENSTLKSLIAVAAGFIFVLSALKLPSVTGSCSHPTGTGVAVVFFGPAVTAFLSMIVLLYQALLLAHGGITTLGANTASMGIVGPFAGWVAYKALKNANMKAAVFFAAMVSDLVTYVVTSLQLALAFPSTSGIAGIVKSAATFMGIFAVTQIPLAILEGIVAVMLVSYIIEVRSDVLEVVKA, encoded by the coding sequence TTGCACATAATGGAGGGGTACCTCCCTGTTGAATGGGCTGCATTCTGGTATATATTCTCGCTGCCCGTCGTTGTCTACGGTGCAATAAAGGTCAAAAAACTTCTGGACGAAAACAGTACACTGAAATCCCTTATTGCAGTAGCCGCAGGGTTCATATTTGTACTCTCCGCACTCAAACTCCCCTCAGTAACGGGAAGCTGCTCGCATCCAACAGGAACAGGTGTAGCTGTTGTATTCTTCGGACCTGCCGTTACGGCATTTCTCTCCATGATAGTTCTTCTCTATCAGGCCCTGCTTCTTGCCCACGGAGGTATAACCACACTTGGAGCAAATACAGCATCAATGGGCATTGTAGGGCCATTTGCAGGATGGGTTGCGTATAAGGCGTTAAAAAACGCAAATATGAAGGCAGCGGTTTTCTTTGCCGCAATGGTCTCTGATCTTGTAACCTACGTTGTGACGTCCCTGCAACTTGCACTTGCTTTTCCGAGTACCTCTGGTATCGCAGGGATAGTGAAGTCTGCTGCAACATTCATGGGGATATTTGCAGTTACACAGATACCACTCGCCATTCTTGAGGGCATAGTTGCTGTGATGCTCGTGAGCTACATTATTGAAGTGAGAAGCGATGTCCTCGAGGTGGTCAAGGCATGA
- a CDS encoding ATP-binding cassette domain-containing protein codes for MAVSVDNYRTDGSRVVVLIQAVKLRFSYRDREVLNGIDFIAEKGKVTVLMGRNGAGKTTLLKHFNGLLKPSSGKVLIDGEEVKYDRKSLLKVRKKVFYVFQNPDDQILSPTVWQDVAFGPRNLGLSGNDLEKVVKDALKAVGLEGYEKRLCSTLSGGEKRKLAIASALAMNSDYYIMDEPSANVDGDGFEMIVETVEKLRSDGKGVVVSTHDLDLAKAVGDRFYFMENGRIVWSGEKFNYRIARKLGIRTFAFGKVILSDQVNHAVKKVDYVAVQNGDASIERSFRIISGNAVFERAVLKAIEGYCVLFVCDDVERMAEKMEKYPIDVEILEE; via the coding sequence TTGGCTGTCAGTGTTGATAATTACCGGACTGATGGCAGCAGGGTGGTTGTTTTGATTCAGGCCGTAAAGCTGAGGTTCAGCTACAGGGATAGGGAAGTTTTGAATGGCATCGATTTCATAGCAGAAAAGGGTAAGGTTACGGTTTTGATGGGCAGGAACGGTGCCGGTAAGACAACTTTACTGAAGCATTTCAACGGTTTGCTGAAACCATCGTCCGGAAAGGTATTGATTGACGGAGAGGAAGTAAAATACGACAGGAAAAGCCTTCTAAAAGTGAGAAAGAAGGTATTTTACGTCTTTCAAAATCCGGATGACCAGATCCTTTCCCCAACAGTGTGGCAGGATGTAGCATTTGGACCTAGAAATCTGGGATTGAGCGGGAATGATCTCGAAAAGGTGGTAAAAGATGCACTGAAGGCTGTTGGGCTAGAGGGGTATGAAAAAAGACTCTGCAGCACGTTAAGTGGTGGTGAGAAGAGAAAGCTGGCAATAGCCTCAGCTCTGGCCATGAATTCCGATTACTACATTATGGATGAGCCCTCCGCCAATGTGGATGGTGATGGGTTTGAGATGATTGTGGAAACTGTCGAAAAACTCAGAAGTGACGGGAAGGGTGTCGTGGTCTCAACCCACGACCTTGATCTGGCCAAAGCTGTTGGAGACAGATTTTACTTCATGGAGAATGGCAGAATAGTCTGGAGCGGGGAAAAGTTCAACTACAGGATTGCAAGAAAACTCGGAATCAGAACATTTGCCTTCGGAAAGGTAATCCTGAGCGATCAGGTCAATCATGCAGTAAAAAAGGTGGATTATGTGGCCGTGCAGAACGGAGATGCCAGCATTGAGCGTTCGTTCAGGATTATAAGTGGAAATGCTGTCTTCGAAAGGGCCGTTCTAAAAGCAATCGAGGGATACTGCGTTCTCTTTGTGTGCGATGACGTTGAAAGGATGGCGGAGAAGATGGAAAAATATCCGATTGATGTGGAGATTCTGGAGGAATAG